TATTTATCTTTCCTTTCATCATCGTCATCTTTCCATTCACTGTCATCATCACCCATCTCTGCCCTTCCATCATTTCCTATGTCACTTTCGCTTGCTGTTTCCCACTCAGAATCATCAGCATGCCGGCCATAGATGTCATCTACATCACCCTCACAATGGACACCCCCATGCTTGACAGCTGCATCTCTAAATAGCCAAGCCACACGCATTTGCTTCTTGACTAAGCGCTCTGCATAGTCAGGAACCTTATTTTGCCTCATGGAAAGATCAGGAACATTTGATTGGGAACACTCATTAATGAATAGAATGGCATCTAAAAGGCTCTCTTTTGCCAAACCAAGCATATCATATGCCTGAGCTCTTCTCCACAGGCTCTTGGCATGACGATTAGGAGGGTTATGGAGACAGAGTGCACGTGTAGCATCACTAACGGCTTCCCAGGGTTGTTGCAATAGTAGATGACACTGAGCTCGATTACTGTACAATACTACTCTCTCCTTTTTTGATCTCATTGGACACAATGCCAAAGCTTCGGAGTACTTTGCTGCAGCTGCAGATATATCTcctgaagagaagagagagttgCCTTCAAGCTTGACAACTAGTGCTGCTGCCTGTTTGATATGGAGATCCTCCTTTGGTAGGCTCTTCTCCAATTTCAATCGCTGTCTAGAATTCAGCAATTCTTCAATCTGTTCCTTTATGCGGCTACTGATGGAGTTGCGTCCTGTTCCTTGTGATTGGAGACATTCTTGGAGAGCATTAACAATGGAATCCCCAAGCCTTTTGTGGTCCCCTAGTGTTGAGATTTCCGCCAGCTCTATAAGTGCAGGTGCTGCCTTATCAATCACCTATTACaacaaaatatgtaaaattaaTTGCCTTTTATCTTATTTTGCATACATTTTTCCAGAATAATTGCTATTTTAATCTATGAAACGGGAATTCATTATTTGAGAAGAGAAAGGACAAACCCCAGACATGATGAGATCCCCATGTATGAACAAATATAACCAAATCCCATAATTGCAGAAAAGAAGATTTTTTAGCACAACATTCAAggcaaaaaaaattgttgaggCCAGATGACACTTCATATTTGCTAGAAATAATAATTCTCAGTGGCcataaatgaaaacaaaaaaatcatatgATAACAAGATCAAAATGCATTTCCAATATAAGAAGTATCCTGCCGGTATTTGAGGGCTGCTCTCCAATGATGCTAAGATTATATTTACTTTCCAACTCAAATTGGAGTCACATCAATCTCCACAATTTCACTTGAGTCTTCCCATGCCTATAGCTATTTTCCActataaattttttatctttCCAATAATCGAAATTGAGATAACAAGAAAGGATGCTTCTAACCGGATAAGCGTCCAGGCATACCCATACGAAGATacaatatattaaaagaaaatattaaaagcTCCACTTTCAGCATTGACATCAGCAGAAATTTCTAACCAGCTCAAGTGAAAGTTAAAGACTAAAAGGAATTGGTCCACAAATCTGAATCTACTTTGACCCAGCATGTCCCAAGTGACATCAAAACTCACAAAGGTTGGAATTTCCGTGGGATTGAGATTGACAGGATAGAATGGACACCAGCTTCAGAGTCAGTCTCAATCCAGAGCTTAGAAATCCTATTCACACGGCTAAAGATTGTTCCTGCTGTCAGTTATTATTTGTGGACCACCTAATGATATTGTTCATTGGaaggtaaaatatatatatatatatataaagacatAATCTGGATAAGGTATCATGTATCTCATACAACAATATCTTAATTAAGCTGCTTTAGTAGCTGTTGATTAGGCAGGACCTTTGTTTGGTTATTACTCTTGTCGCTAAACAATGTTGCACTTTCTATGGTGGCCATGGAAGTAGCACTTGGCAATGAATTATCACCTCTCAAGGGCAAAAAGGCTTTCAAGAGTGCTGTCTATTATTATTTGTGCTAAAGGCTCTGCAGAAACATTGGCTCATAAAATGCATAcctattaattatttttttgggtgatacatacatatttattattatttgaataGGAAAGTGGAACAAGATATTAGTGTATGAACTCAGGCCAAACACTAAATTTTATATGTCATGATTGAAGTGCAAAAGATAAATTGAAGAGGAACATAATATGACATGTGGATATAATTTTAACTTATTATTAATTCTATTCCAAGTTTCCAACAATCTTAATCGCTTGACTAATCTAATATTTGAATCTTGAATTGATAAACTAGGTTTTCTcaataaaaaatcaagtttgggttgTGGATTGTCTAAAACTGATGACCATGTTGTGTAACTCCTGTAATGAAGCTGGTGACTTTGTGGGCGAGTCTCCACAGGGGTGGAACTCATAAATATTTGGAATTGATCTCGCGTACATGCAAATAACACATAAGCCTTATATTTTTTAACGAATGCTCACAACATTCCTCTCACTTACAGCATTTATTTTTGACAAGAATAAAGGAAAAACCTGAAATAAAATGTATCACTAATATCACTAGGTGCATATTTAATCAAGTATATCAGCTAACTTcatcctttttaattttttttccagaaagTCTTGTGATTCAAGGGCAAGTCATTTTCCACATATTAAAGGAAATCATTTGTGGAGTAATCCTTTATATCTTCACCCTATTCAGAAGAATAGGGACGTAAGTAATTGTTTGTGACATATTACCTAGAATTTTACTGAAAATATTCGAATATgttatagtaaaaaaaaaaaaacttttgaagTGGAAACTTTGCCCCCTACAAAGAGAAAAATGTAATGACTGAACAATGGTGTATCCTACCCATCAAAAGTAAATGAATGAAGGTTTCACTGTGGAATTAgaatataataaaacaaaatcttATTTTTAAGATGAAGCTAAGGCTTTCAGGGGTGTTTTTAGAGGTCAAGTCAATTCTTACAGGTAAAATCAGGTTTTGAACAAGGTTTATGGAATGAATCACAAAGGCCATACTAACTGTACAAGTTAGCCAATATAATAATTTCCTAAGACTTCTCAactaaaaaatggaagaaagtcCAGGAAGATACAGAAGAAAGGGATGCAAAAGAATCTTACTTTATGACAAGTAATTGGATCCTGAATCAACCAAAGAAGACAATCAATAGCCATATACTGCCAGTCATCGGATGAGCGGGCAATATTAGACAATGCTTCGATAACACCTGGACTGTTAGCAACAGGTCCCCTGCCAAGCTTATGATGACAAATTGTTCGTAATACACCAATACCTGCTGGTGAATTTTCATTTACTAGTCCACCCCACATCCTAGGGAGTTTGATCAAGAATTCAGGCTTGCATATAACAGAGAGAAATTCAGGTTTGAATGCAAAGCAATTAATAAGCTGAAGAGACCAGCACTGTAACTGACTAGCCCATTCCTCTGCCTTCCTTGATTCCATTTCCACACCACCCATGCCACGCGTAAGCAGATCACAATGATAACTAAGTCTTCTGTCCACATTCTGGATGAAATGAGAATAAACAATTTCTAGCGAACTCAATGCCAGCTGAATGGCAAGTTCAAGGATTTCCCCATGATTTGCCACAGCAGGAAAAGTGCTGGGATATGTAGCCAGGTGTCCTAGGGCCCGCACTGCAACTCTTTGTTCCACCCAGGTTAACCTGCCTCTCAAGAGTTCAACCAAGGGAGGAATTACTCCAGCATGCATAGCACTTTCTGCAAACTCTTCCATATTCATGGTGTAAGATCCAATGATGTGTGCAGCATAGTACGGGATGTATATATTTTGGTCATGAGAGAGCCAGCGCCGATTTTTTAAACCCTTCCATATAAGTGCAGCCATGCATTCAAATATCCCCAAGTCAATGAACTCAGGATCATTTGGATGTGCCATTGCAGTATTCCAGAGGCCACTAATTGGAAGCACCTGACCTTCATCATCCTGAGAAGGTAGATCTCTGAAGAATTTTAGAATACTTGTTCGGCGTTTATTTGGATTACCTTCCTTCATGACGCAGAAGAAGCAACCTGGGTATGGACAGTCAGAAGATATCTTATCCATGTTCAATCTAATCAACTACTTCTCACAAAGCATCAGTGATTTCTGCAAGAAGAAGACCCTAGCTTTATtgtgaacaaaaaaaagaagacatttGAGAAATATCAGATGAATACTTAAACTTCAATCACAAAACATGAATAAACCAAATAGATGACAAGCTGAACCAACAAAAGTGCTGTAATTGCCAAAGCATTTCAAACGGAAGTCCATAATCTGTATCACAAAATGTGAActgttctctcttttctctcttttctaaaAGCAGCTAATTCCAATCATAAGAGAAAGTTCAATTTATAGTTAAATAAATCCATAGATAAATAGGTTGCATACCAACTTAGTTAATTTGCCAATGCAACAGGATCTACACAAGAaataaggaaaatccaagcaatATTCTAAATCATCCCTGTCACCAACCCAACACAAGAAAGCATGTATTGAAACATAATATAAAGTTTTAAACTAGCCCAACTAGCCCCATTTTGGAACCACTAAAATAACTAAACTGCAGGTTAAGTGGAAGCTTCCCCAGCTACATATAATTCAGGGTATTGCCAGAGAAaacaccacacccccccccccccccaaaaaaaaagaaaaaagcagcAGGTGGCGTACAACTTTCAGGTCACTATTGCCACCAAAATGACAATATCGTAGAACATCGAAAGAACGCATCCACTCAAATCGGCCGAGAACAATGACATGAATAATTAGCAGTAACATTAAATAACAACCTATTCACAATATTTAGGAACagcatgaaaaataaaaattgttgcGAGCGAAAATCCCCTcccccacacacacaaaacaccccaaaaaaaaaaaaaaaaaagaatgacagAAAAGGCAAAACAGCGACACTTCAACTCACATTCAGTTGAGTTAAAACAAGGGTTAATGAGATCGATTTGTAAAGGAAAACATGAAACATGACCAGCTGCTATCTAAAGCGCTAACCAGCTATGAAAAAATGGTATTAAATACCAGATAAGCATTCCAAGAGGAAATAAATCAACCACATCCATAaacaaccagaaaaaaaaaagagcgtTACCAGACAAATGTGTCTACACGgttatgaaaaaaaatccaGGAATCATTTGAAGATTGCACAGATAGAGAGATACCTCGAAAGAAAACGCAGAGATCTCAGCGTAATAGGCTAATTGCAGAAGGTTCCTTGGGCTTTCACTTTTCGAACTCGAAACGGCTCCTTCCGACTATAGCCACCAAAGTTAAGGCTTAAAAGAGGtgcaaaagagaaaagaaattttgtttctgttgcAGTGATTGATTCTtttgaggagaaagaaagaggttTGCTTGGTAATCGGCGAAATGgtggggaagaagggaagaggggAAGAGGGGATAATGActgtgaagaaagagaggatcTTGCGAATCGCGACACCATATATAAAACACACTCAAATTTTGTTTGAAAGCGTAATACTCTAATACAGCATTTAAAAGTAGCCACTGgcccaaccaaccaaccaaccatatattttctttttttcactttcttttccaTTATTACACGAACGGTATCATTTTCCGATCTTTTTGAGGTTCCACCGGGCCCACACTTCCTCCCCTGGCCCATTCTATACCCTATTCATTTGGACTCTTGTGGAGAGGTCGTCTCCTTTCTCCTTGTTTATTGTTTTCCTCCTTGAAATTACTAAACCACCCTCCATAGCCGTTCAAGTTAGCTGCTATACTTTAGAAAGGTTCGAATTTGGATTCAGGTCCTTTCCAATAAGTCACATGGGAGTGCATGCTTCCCATGCTCTCAGTCATCAGATGTGCGTTGGTATGCAGATTGGAGATGATTTGGATACAAAAAATACTATGATAGGttcttttggtatgatttttatttgcatttattaactattttttataaattatttgtgacaataaattatgaacTGTAAATAATATTCGTTTGgtttctatttataaaatatattatataatgagaaaataggttttagTTTTCACCTTCAGCTTTGAGCTTCAAGCGAAAAAGAtgataggatttagggttttttttattagaaaggTATAAAATATACTGAAGTTATGTATTTacaattgattttgagtagttacGCACATATGTTCATTTAACGttgtaaaaatcaacataaatgatttgttaccacaaatcacaaatagcttaagcgtaatttgagatttttgatttattctcatttattaaaaataaaaataagtgttataaattataccaaacacttgtaaaaataaaaataagtcaaataaatacaaatataaatcaaaccaaagaaagccaagttaggaaaaaatttcattaataatcAAGCTATCTTATATATCATGCACCAGAGAGTTGAAGATATTATCTTCCCATTGGTCTTACACACGAGTGTTTCCTAAGCCAACAAGATAGAGTTCTTTTACCCATTTTTAGCCATCTTATTATTAGTAAAATTTGGTCcttattatttaataaataagaataaaataaaaaaaaaatggagaaaagtgAGACTTAGTGTAGTCTGTAAGGGCCTGTTTGGATAGAGCCTAACGAGTGTTTTCCTCATGGTTGATGGGATTTTTCCAAGTAACGGGACGCAAAATTGTCTTTCCCATTAGTCAAAATGCATATGACGTGGACAAATAAATGCCACGTCATGTGTTGGAtcgaaagaaagaaaaaaaaaaaatgtggtagTGCTGGAATCCTAGGAAAGATATTGAAGGCCGAAGCTACCCCGTATTGTCGGCATTAACtcctacaaaataaataaatgtggCTGGTGGGGGTTTACAAATTACAACAACGACAGTTCATTACAGTTTGTACACCTCACCTGACACCATAGTCACCACTCACCACTCACCCTCCTCCTCGTCCTTTTCGCCCGTTAACTTTGAACTCCACTGACTTAGGATCCGTATGGCGAGAGATACTACTACGTTCTATTTACTATTTAGTGGATACACTTAAATGTCAGTTATGTCCACTTGTACTTCCACTCTTTTTTATGTTCTCTCCAATTAGATACACGTCCACAATTATGTATcgttatatttatttttaaattgaatGAAGATCAAGTAATCGAAAAAGCCCAAGATGTTGAGGTTTGGACCCATGATTGTACACCTCAATTGACACCAATCAATACATGTCACAACCATAGGATTAGGATTTAAGAAAACACATCAATTTACACACAAAACGTCTTGCATTCTAGAGTGCACAGAATGCACATACACCATTAACACAAAGCAAATGGACTTATGATGACATAGAACGAAGGGGCAATGTCTTTCCGCTCAACTAAGTAAGCTACATTGGAACCTTTTTCATGCCATGACAGATTACATATCATAGGGAGGTAAAGATGTCAAatcgaaactgaaaccgaaaaTTAAATTCAGATCTGAACCGAATACCTTGAACCAaatccaacccattataatatggttaaatcctgatctgaaataagtatttataattcaGTTCAGTCTAGATCtggatttatgccaagaaccGACGGTTCTAACCAAAATCGGACCGGATGACTTAATGTccactttttcctctttaactaaaaacttgacaTTACTTATATGGAAACCCGATATATTCAATTgcctaaatgataaatcatcttatagagtttcaattatagtccaactctgaaacccttttttttttttttttttgttgcattgGGACTATGAATTGTGAGTTAAGCAATTTACTTAATTGTGACTCTTCAAGTTTAAAgtattttgttcttccttttctctgcATATTGTGTTTTAAAGTAATGAAATTAACGATATTAGAAGTTCAATAGATGATCGATAGCtcatgaatttttatttttttttcattctttttttggggAAGACCAATAATGTAGTGAATAAACATTTATATTTTGTCTTCAGAATAGCAGCTGCATAACAAAATCGAATTTGAAACTAGATATTGTAACCGTATAAGAACCgaatacaaaatccaaatagAAATCAGAACCGGATCGAAACCAGATTAGGTCGGGTACGAGTACCAATTTTCAGGACCAAGATGGGACTTGGTCCGGTTATGGATCACAATAACACTCCTCGGAACCAAAACTGGAGCCGAACTGAATACCTGGTTctggaccgattgacacccttataggGAGTTGCTTAGTTCCAAGATCCAACTCCACTAGGCAAGCAAAAAGTTTTCGAGTTAAGCCCTTATCCAAATCATCAGCTCctaagttgggttgggttgagtcgTGTTGGGTTGAGGCTTAGAACTATCAATTGAGAATAATGCATAATAAATAGGTTTGTATGAATTAAGAATAATACAATGGGCCTATCTTGATCTTACATTACCCACCCAGCGCCCACCACTCACTACCATGTATGGCCCATGTAAACTCACTTTAGAGCCCAAAAATAGGCCCACGCTTGAGATTGGGCCGATTTGGATTACCTTTTCCCCAGCTCCAACCGAGGGCCTGAATTGAAGGAGAGGCAGGTTTCAAAATGGCACGTAAAGGGtgtgtttggtaatgtttctgtTTGCAACACTTTTAGCTATTTATGTTCTAGAGCATTTATGAGTTCAAAAACGCATTTGGCAGccaacttttgagtttttttatttatttattttattttattttattattattatttttttatctcttcgGACCCTTGATAATTTTTTGCCATCCGTatttttgaaacaaacacttcggctgcgtttggttgcaagggaaatgggaaggaaagggaagggaagtgaagtaaaaaaaattttttcccttttgaatcgtttggttgcaacaaaagtgaagtgaaattaatttaccatataactcaaacccaaagtcttttagtcaaaacaaacccaattgagtcgcataagagagagagatcgttgagagtcatgagcggggtgagaattgcgagagtgggagagagatcgtgagagtagggtttttttttttcccttcctattttggtggggaaatacaaaggaaaatttgaatggttaagtgaa
This genomic stretch from Macadamia integrifolia cultivar HAES 741 chromosome 2, SCU_Mint_v3, whole genome shotgun sequence harbors:
- the LOC122071850 gene encoding uncharacterized protein LOC122071850 isoform X1, which produces MDKISSDCPYPGCFFCVMKEGNPNKRRTSILKFFRDLPSQDDEGQVLPISGLWNTAMAHPNDPEFIDLGIFECMAALIWKGLKNRRWLSHDQNIYIPYYAAHIIGSYTMNMEEFAESAMHAGVIPPLVELLRGRLTWVEQRVAVRALGHLATYPSTFPAVANHGEILELAIQLALSSLEIVYSHFIQNVDRRLSYHCDLLTRGMGGVEMESRKAEEWASQLQCWSLQLINCFAFKPEFLSVICKPEFLIKLPRMWGGLVNENSPAGIGVLRTICHHKLGRGPVANSPGVIEALSNIARSSDDWQYMAIDCLLWLIQDPITCHKVIDKAAPALIELAEISTLGDHKRLGDSIVNALQECLQSQGTGRNSISSRIKEQIEELLNSRQRLKLEKSLPKEDLHIKQAAALVVKLEGNSLFSSGDISAAAAKYSEALALCPMRSKKERVVLYSNRAQCHLLLQQPWEAVSDATRALCLHNPPNRHAKSLWRRAQAYDMLGLAKESLLDAILFINECSQSNVPDLSMRQNKVPDYAERLVKKQMRVAWLFRDAAVKHGGVHCEGDVDDIYGRHADDSEWETASESDIGNDGRAEMGDDDSEWKDDDDERKDKYKKPLVREVKHGYNVQLADDES
- the LOC122071850 gene encoding uncharacterized protein LOC122071850 isoform X2 — its product is MDKISSDCPYPGCFFCVMKEGNPNKRRTSILKFFRDLPSQDDEGQVLPISGLWNTAMAHPNDPEFIDLGIFECMAALIWKGLKNRRWLSHDQNIYIPYYAAHIIGSYTMNMEEFAESAMHAGVIPPLVELLRGRLTWVEQRVAVRALGHLATYPSTFPAVANHGEILELAIQLALSSLEIVYSHFIQNVDRRLSYHCDLLTRGMGGVEMESRKAEEWASQLQCWSLQLINCFAFKPEFLSVICKPEFLIKLPRMWGGLVNENSPAGIGVLRTICHHKLGRGPVANSPGVIEALSNIARSSDDWQYMAIDCLLWLIQDPITCHKVIDKAAPALIELAEISTLGDHKRLGDSIVNALQECLQSQGTGRNSISSRIKEQIEELLNSRQRLKLEKSLPKEDLHIKQAAALVVKLEGNSLFSSGDISAAAAKYSEALALCPMRSKKERVVLYSNRAQCHLLLQQPWEAVSDATRALCLHNPPNRHAKSLWRRAQAYDMLGLAKESLLDAILFINECSQSNVPDLSMRQNKVPDYAERLVKKQMRVAWLFRDAAVKHGGVHCEGDVDDIYGRHADDSEWETASESDIGNDGRAEMGDDDSEWKDDDDERKDKYKKPLR
- the LOC122071850 gene encoding uncharacterized protein LOC122071850 isoform X3 → MKEGNPNKRRTSILKFFRDLPSQDDEGQVLPISGLWNTAMAHPNDPEFIDLGIFECMAALIWKGLKNRRWLSHDQNIYIPYYAAHIIGSYTMNMEEFAESAMHAGVIPPLVELLRGRLTWVEQRVAVRALGHLATYPSTFPAVANHGEILELAIQLALSSLEIVYSHFIQNVDRRLSYHCDLLTRGMGGVEMESRKAEEWASQLQCWSLQLINCFAFKPEFLSVICKPEFLIKLPRMWGGLVNENSPAGIGVLRTICHHKLGRGPVANSPGVIEALSNIARSSDDWQYMAIDCLLWLIQDPITCHKVIDKAAPALIELAEISTLGDHKRLGDSIVNALQECLQSQGTGRNSISSRIKEQIEELLNSRQRLKLEKSLPKEDLHIKQAAALVVKLEGNSLFSSGDISAAAAKYSEALALCPMRSKKERVVLYSNRAQCHLLLQQPWEAVSDATRALCLHNPPNRHAKSLWRRAQAYDMLGLAKESLLDAILFINECSQSNVPDLSMRQNKVPDYAERLVKKQMRVAWLFRDAAVKHGGVHCEGDVDDIYGRHADDSEWETASESDIGNDGRAEMGDDDSEWKDDDDERKDKYKKPLVREVKHGYNVQLADDES